A region from the Geobacillus vulcani PSS1 genome encodes:
- the mreB gene encoding rod shape-determining protein, translating into MFSRDIGIDLGTANVLIFVKGKGIVLNEPSVVAIDKHTNKVLAVGEEARRMVGRTPGNIVAIRPLKDGVIADFDITEAMLKHFLSKLDLKGFFAKPRILICCPTNTTSVERKAIKEAAEKSGGKKVYLEEEPKVAAIGAGMDIFQPCGNMVVDIGGGTTDVAVLSMGDIVTASSIKMAGDKFDMEILNYIKREYKLLIGERTAEEIKIKVATVFPGARTEEIDVRGRDLVTGLPRTITVRSEEIERALREPVSLIVQAAKSVLERTPPELSADIIDRGVILTGGGALLHGIDLLLSEELKLPVFVAENPMDCVALGTGIMLENIDRAPKSQLI; encoded by the coding sequence ATGTTTTCACGAGACATCGGCATCGACCTAGGCACGGCGAACGTCCTCATTTTCGTCAAAGGCAAAGGCATCGTGCTCAATGAGCCGTCCGTCGTGGCGATCGATAAACACACGAACAAAGTGCTGGCAGTGGGCGAAGAAGCACGACGAATGGTCGGACGTACTCCTGGGAATATTGTTGCCATTCGGCCGCTCAAAGACGGCGTCATTGCGGATTTTGACATTACCGAAGCGATGCTCAAGCATTTCTTAAGCAAGCTCGACCTCAAAGGCTTTTTCGCCAAACCGCGCATTTTGATTTGTTGCCCGACGAACACGACATCCGTTGAACGAAAAGCGATCAAAGAGGCAGCAGAAAAAAGCGGCGGCAAAAAAGTGTACTTGGAGGAAGAGCCGAAAGTCGCTGCCATTGGCGCCGGAATGGACATTTTTCAGCCGTGCGGAAACATGGTCGTCGATATTGGCGGTGGCACGACCGACGTCGCGGTTCTCTCGATGGGGGACATTGTCACCGCCTCTTCCATTAAAATGGCTGGGGACAAGTTCGACATGGAAATTTTAAACTACATCAAGCGTGAATATAAGCTGCTCATCGGGGAACGAACGGCCGAGGAAATCAAGATTAAGGTTGCAACGGTATTCCCAGGCGCACGGACCGAAGAAATCGACGTCCGCGGCCGCGATCTTGTCACCGGGCTGCCGCGCACGATCACCGTTCGATCGGAGGAGATCGAACGGGCGCTTCGCGAGCCGGTGTCGTTGATTGTACAAGCCGCCAAAAGCGTGCTCGAACGCACGCCGCCGGAATTGTCGGCCGATATTATCGACCGCGGCGTCATTTTAACGGGCGGCGGGGCTTTGCTTCATGGCATCGATTTGTTGCTGTCAGAAGAGCTGAAGCTTCCGGTGTTCGTCGCGGAGAATCCGATGGACTGCGTCGCTCTTGGCACCGGGATTATGCTGGAAAACATCGATCGGGCGCCGAAATCGCAATTAATTTAA
- a CDS encoding flagellar hook-basal body protein, with amino-acid sequence MLRGLYTAASGMLAQERRVDWLTNNLANAETPGYKADAAAMRAFPELLMSRLEDQPIPTASKRAIPTQTVIGPLNTGVYMQELIPNFRQGDVKETGLATDIALVDGQVPVDRTSGQRGALFFAVANGQGEVRYTRNGHFTLSPDGYLTTQEGWYVLDANGERIPLSSERFAVHDDGTIIDENGTTTRLGVVFAANPQTLVKEGNGLFRSTTGPLPQAPGNVTYTVKQRFLERSNVDVERTMTDLLAAYRTFEANQKIVQAYDRSLDKAVNEVGRLK; translated from the coding sequence ATGTTGAGAGGGTTGTACACCGCCGCGAGCGGCATGTTGGCGCAAGAGCGGCGCGTGGATTGGCTGACGAACAATTTGGCGAACGCCGAAACACCGGGATACAAAGCTGATGCGGCCGCGATGAGAGCGTTTCCGGAACTGCTGATGAGCCGCCTCGAGGATCAACCGATCCCGACCGCCTCAAAGCGCGCCATCCCGACGCAAACCGTCATTGGGCCGCTCAATACGGGTGTGTATATGCAAGAGCTCATCCCGAACTTTCGCCAAGGGGATGTGAAAGAAACCGGCTTGGCGACCGATATCGCCCTTGTGGACGGACAAGTCCCCGTCGACCGGACGAGCGGTCAGCGAGGCGCGCTGTTTTTTGCCGTCGCCAACGGTCAAGGGGAGGTCCGCTACACAAGAAATGGTCATTTCACCTTGAGCCCGGACGGCTACTTAACGACGCAAGAGGGCTGGTATGTGCTTGATGCCAATGGTGAGCGCATTCCGCTCTCAAGCGAGCGGTTTGCCGTCCACGACGACGGAACGATCATCGATGAGAATGGGACGACCACCCGTCTTGGCGTCGTGTTCGCCGCCAATCCGCAAACGTTGGTCAAGGAAGGAAATGGCTTATTCCGCAGCACGACAGGGCCATTGCCGCAGGCGCCGGGCAATGTGACGTATACGGTGAAACAGCGCTTTCTTGAGCGGTCGAACGTCGATGTCGAACGGACGATGACCGACTTGCTCGCTGCCTACCGCACGTTTGAGGCGAACCAAAAAATCGTCCAAGCGTACGACCGCAGCTTAGACAAGGCCGTCAACGAAGTCGGCCGCCTGAAATGA
- a CDS encoding flagellar hook-basal body protein, whose protein sequence is MLRSMLTAANTMNALQQRLDTISHNIANSNTVGFKRREASFAELLTQQIDRLPNDKAPRQTPEGVRYGNGARLASTMLISSQGALVETGRRLDFALTAENQWFRVRLADPNGAATIGYTRAGNFSLAPMNGELALTTSDGLFVLDEANAPIMLPADAHDVQMSPTGTLTATNADGRVVARVNLGVTMIRRPQLLEGRGGNVYALPNAPGAAEELNGNLRGQISIKQGALEQANVDLGEELVGLMATSRAYQLNARAISLSEQMLGLINNMRSS, encoded by the coding sequence GTGCTTCGTTCGATGCTCACCGCCGCCAACACGATGAATGCCTTGCAACAGCGGCTCGATACGATCAGCCATAACATCGCCAACAGCAACACCGTCGGCTTTAAACGGCGCGAAGCGAGCTTTGCCGAGCTCTTGACCCAACAAATCGACCGCTTGCCGAACGACAAAGCGCCCCGGCAAACGCCAGAAGGGGTGCGCTATGGCAACGGAGCGCGTCTCGCTTCGACGATGCTCATCTCTTCGCAAGGGGCGCTTGTGGAGACTGGCCGCCGCTTGGATTTTGCCTTGACGGCCGAAAACCAATGGTTCCGCGTCCGTCTGGCCGACCCAAACGGCGCGGCAACGATCGGCTACACCCGCGCCGGCAACTTTTCGCTTGCGCCCATGAACGGCGAGCTTGCTTTAACGACAAGCGACGGCTTGTTTGTGTTGGATGAAGCCAATGCGCCGATTATGCTTCCCGCCGATGCGCATGACGTGCAGATGTCCCCGACGGGGACGTTGACGGCAACCAATGCTGACGGCCGCGTCGTCGCCCGCGTCAACTTGGGCGTCACTATGATCCGCCGTCCGCAGCTTCTGGAAGGGCGCGGCGGCAACGTCTATGCGCTTCCTAACGCCCCAGGCGCAGCGGAAGAGCTCAACGGCAATTTGCGCGGCCAAATCAGCATCAAGCAAGGCGCGCTCGAACAAGCGAACGTCGACCTTGGCGAGGAACTGGTCGGCCTGATGGCGACAAGCCGTGCCTATCAGCTCAACGCCCGCGCCATTTCTCTTTCGGAACAAATGCTCGGGCTGATTAACAACATGCGCTCCTCCTAA
- a CDS encoding DNA-directed RNA polymerase subunit beta yields the protein MSEETQQPSSRIERRKQRKRSFPPSGRSMAQTKPPQEEPRTDRAPDEEERGTKPRRFARTRLIPIWLRLIIIAVLMAASLAIGAVVGYSAIGDGRWLDVFRPSTWQHILDFVEKGT from the coding sequence ATGAGCGAAGAAACGCAACAGCCGTCATCCCGCATCGAGCGGCGAAAGCAGCGGAAGCGCTCCTTCCCCCCGAGCGGCAGGAGCATGGCGCAAACCAAACCGCCGCAAGAAGAGCCGCGGACGGATCGTGCACCGGATGAAGAGGAACGAGGAACCAAGCCGCGGCGCTTTGCGCGCACCCGGCTCATCCCGATTTGGCTGCGGCTCATCATCATCGCCGTTTTGATGGCTGCCAGCCTCGCGATAGGCGCGGTTGTCGGCTACAGCGCCATCGGCGACGGAAGATGGCTCGATGTATTCCGCCCGTCGACGTGGCAGCACATCCTCGACTTTGTCGAAAAAGGGACATAA
- the fabZ gene encoding 3-hydroxyacyl-ACP dehydratase FabZ, producing the protein MLDIQQIQAIIPHRYPFLLVDRILEIEEGKRAVGIKNVSANESFFAGHFPEYPVMPGVLIVEALAQVGAVVLLQSEENRGRLAFFAGIDNCRFKKQVKPGDQLRLEVEILRARGAIGKGKGIATVDGELVCETELMFALGEKSSS; encoded by the coding sequence ATGCTGGATATCCAACAAATTCAGGCGATCATTCCGCATCGCTACCCGTTTTTGCTCGTGGACCGCATTCTTGAGATCGAAGAAGGGAAGCGGGCTGTCGGCATCAAAAACGTGAGCGCCAACGAATCGTTTTTCGCCGGCCACTTCCCCGAATATCCGGTCATGCCCGGCGTGTTGATCGTCGAAGCGCTCGCCCAAGTCGGCGCCGTCGTCCTCTTGCAAAGCGAGGAAAACCGCGGCCGCCTCGCCTTTTTCGCCGGCATCGACAACTGCCGTTTTAAAAAGCAGGTGAAACCAGGCGATCAGCTTCGGCTGGAAGTGGAAATTCTCCGCGCTCGCGGCGCCATCGGCAAAGGCAAAGGCATCGCCACTGTCGACGGCGAGCTCGTTTGCGAAACAGAGCTCATGTTTGCTTTAGGGGAGAAATCTTCCAGTTAA
- the tagU gene encoding polyisoprenyl-teichoic acid--peptidoglycan teichoic acid transferase TagU, producing MRTKRRKKKKWLRWLLGICIVLLIGAGIFAYSIYHHVKQTANQMHEDINWKSEKRQEDVSFERRTPISILLIGVDERKGDKGRADTLIVMTVNPNKQSIEMVSVPRDTRTEIVGKGIKDKINHSYAFGGVEMTMATVEHFLDIPIDYYIKVNMESFRDIVNAVGGVTVNNPFAFTYEGTYFPKGEITLNGDEALKYSRMRKEDPRGDFGRQDRQKQIIQAIIEKGASFSSLTNYSDVLAAIGKNIKTNLTFEEMKEIQANYKDARKHIKQLHITGQGTKIHGIYYLIVPESERLAVSNELKEHLELKATAVK from the coding sequence ATGAGGACAAAGCGCCGAAAAAAGAAAAAATGGCTTCGATGGTTGCTGGGAATATGCATAGTGTTGCTCATAGGAGCAGGAATATTCGCTTATTCGATTTACCATCATGTGAAACAGACGGCGAACCAAATGCACGAGGACATCAACTGGAAATCGGAAAAACGGCAAGAGGATGTATCATTCGAACGAAGGACGCCAATTTCGATCTTGTTGATTGGCGTCGATGAGCGGAAAGGAGATAAGGGACGTGCGGATACACTCATCGTCATGACGGTCAATCCAAACAAACAATCGATTGAGATGGTCAGCGTCCCGCGCGATACAAGGACGGAGATCGTCGGGAAAGGCATCAAGGACAAAATCAACCACTCGTACGCCTTTGGCGGAGTCGAGATGACGATGGCGACGGTCGAGCATTTCTTGGATATCCCGATCGACTATTACATTAAAGTCAACATGGAAAGCTTCCGCGATATCGTCAATGCGGTCGGCGGAGTGACGGTGAACAACCCGTTTGCCTTTACATATGAAGGCACGTACTTTCCGAAAGGGGAAATTACGCTAAACGGAGACGAAGCGCTGAAATATTCGCGCATGCGGAAAGAGGACCCACGCGGCGATTTCGGGCGCCAAGACCGCCAGAAACAAATCATTCAAGCCATTATTGAAAAAGGGGCAAGTTTCTCGTCGCTCACGAACTACAGCGATGTACTCGCGGCGATCGGGAAGAACATCAAAACAAACTTAACGTTTGAGGAAATGAAAGAGATTCAGGCGAACTACAAAGATGCTCGCAAACACATTAAGCAACTGCACATTACCGGCCAAGGGACAAAAATTCATGGCATCTATTACTTAATCGTGCCGGAAAGCGAACGGTTGGCCGTTTCGAATGAGTTAAAAGAACATCTTGAGCTGAAGGCAACAGCAGTGAAATAA